Sequence from the Helianthus annuus cultivar XRQ/B chromosome 13, HanXRQr2.0-SUNRISE, whole genome shotgun sequence genome:
aacgaagtaatgtccgatcgaacgactgattggtaaacattactcttcggatcatgagatactatgcttcaacacttaatcgattttcaactcgttcgacgtattggagtgccacccgatcgaacatgttgtccgatcaggtgacatcccactgaggacccacttttgaagttcctaaccgatcggctaagccgaccgatcgaacaggctgttcgatcgatcgacctgaaaggtaaggacacttcagtgttctcaaatactacaacgaaaacttcaaaaggtcaagccatcatacacaaacacatcctactcaaaggaagaaacaatccactcgaacaggccagccgatcgaacaggctgtccgaacggactgtctaaccgaatGAACAACCTACTGTTcaatcgaccaggctgttcgatccatcatcacttgtttccattctacatgttactcatcgttatgctatcgaactattcaggctaaccctactctcaagcgctcccttcaatccatcaatcaatcgctgtgagtatactcgatccctttttgcttttagcacttttgggtgttacatacgttacttatttcaaaacacaaacaaacacactacaaaattatttgaacgctaaccgattcgcatgtattacgtgactaaatgaatgcttgttgttatgtttacacgtggaatgctgtctacctgccttaacgacgtagtactatagtttggactcagcacccgttcacacgggggttgttaaggacaattacttgcatggattacggcgaactgtctcggacagtcaacccgcagtcattggtatcgatagatccatgtcgataattaacatgcttggtttcctctgtgtacgtgctggttatgcgtaaactattcgaactctattatgctattattaaacttgtatgctcacctttacatttatgtattgattgtattttaacgtatgtgacaggtgtttaaggtgtttacttgctagggaagcgaggctagaataaagctctagagccccccaacaaatagttgtctggagtcaacagaataggggtctttAGAACaacaaacaatatttatttatttatatttaaatatgagttgtcggaacagaatatttgactggttgttatctgtaataatttgttttactatttgggatacggtatgggacgtattatttaaactaaatagtaatgatagttgttgtggaaacttctggacaatctgtttcgctcagtgccatgccccgatgataccgccatcggttggggtgtgacatttccaCCACTATACGATAGAGGCTTCACTATACAACGATGGCTCACTTAGTGTGAAAGTTGATGTTTTAGGTGAACGGTGTAGAAAAGTCGCCACCACAGGTCACTCAAGATAGCCAACAATGGTCAGCGACAGACATCCCGACATGGTGAACTAGCAATTAGGGAGAAAACCCTAGTTTCTATGCAGTTCTTGCATCACCAATAGTTTTTGCATGGTCAACTAATGGAGTTTACGCCTGACTTAACTTGATGAAATTTTCTCAAGGTTCACTTGTCGCATGCAATTATGATTCTTGCATGGTAGGAATTTCGCATGGTCAAGTTTTCACATTGGGTTATGAGATCTAAAAATAGTTCACATGGTGTAGTTTTCGCCTATGGATTTTTTCGCATAGGAGGGTttagaaaagaagaagaagacaaAACCTTGATGattcaaacaaaaacaaaacatattCTTATGcttcaaattttacattttaaGCTACATTCTCTCTGGCGTTTAGCTTGTGGGGCATATTTGACTAGTGTAATGTTAATGATAATTTAGGGTCATGATTGTAACATCGTCCTCTATACATGTGACACATAATGTAAACTGTAACACAACATTATCAATATAAATCATATCCTTGGTCTTAATTTGGTATTAGAGATAGGAGCTCAACTTGTTGGAAACAACCCTAGATGGGCGCCAGCGACGCAACTGCCGTTTCATTTAAAACTCCTTTCCTTTCATCCTTTCTTTACTAACTTTCGCTTTCTTTTATTGTTCCAACCGGATCCAGTATGCCATCATCTCTCACATCGTCAGATAATCCATTGCGACCACACAACCACCACCACTAAAACCTTGATCTTTCATCGTTATTTCCCTTCCAGTAAACCCTACAACACGCCGCTTCCACAACAAATAGCTTCTGCTCCATCTCTACATCACCTGACTGTTTAAGTTTCACATATACAACCTTTACGTGGAACCCTAGCCGTCACATACTGATGTCCGATAATCAAGATCACTCGAGTTCGGGTCAAGCCGCAAAGAAAAATGCAAcaacaatatttatgtttaatTAGTTTATTAAATGGGTCAAACtagtttatgttttatttattattttctgtttGGGCCAGAGGCCACAAAACAATAGTCCAAGTCAGTAAACTTTGAGTCCAGTGAAGTTATTAGGTCAAGAAGTTGGGCCTCATGTATGCGAACAAGTGTGATGATTGAAATAACCGCACATACAGTTATTATGGGAACAGACGTGTCTCTCCCTTGATCGACACACCCATTCATCATACCTGTTCGACACATCTAAATAGGGTTCCAACTTCCAGTTTCAAGTGTCTGTATGCAAGTCTGTAATGCAAGATTCTGATTATTAAAGTTCTGTTTGTTCAAGTCTGTTACGATTAGTTTAATTCTGCAATTCGGTTTGTTTTTATTCAATTGTTATCATGAAGACAACTTGGTGCGAAGTGTGTTACGATTACGTTTATGATTGCCATCATACTCGTTCCCGCGCTCAACGATCCTGGGAACCCGAAAGTCCTGATACCAACACATACAACATGATGCCTTATGCCACCTTATCACCACCATCGGAGCACACAAAGGTTTTGTTCTTCATCTTGCCATCGCTATACAACATTGGCCTTTTGGAACCCAAGCATCATATTGAAGGTTTCCAtgtgattaattattcccaacgAAAGAATCTTGCGAAAACTTCATCATCAGACTTGGACCTTTACCAGCACCAAAATGTTCAGAAACCTGCCACGCAATATGTTAACATCACACGAGAAATCATGTTATGTGAGAAGTCAGGCTATAGCTGATGCAAGGTGTCATGCGGGAATTAAAGGTCACTCGAAAAGTACGTATATTTCATGCGAACTCCCGAAAGTTACAATGCTTTTATCCTGCGAATGTTGCAGGCGAAGAGTTGTAGATTTAGCCAAAAGTGGTCGACCGCCCGAAGAAGCGAATGGGGGACAAAACCCAATTGTGTTTTCTGCTATAGTTTTTACATGTTGGAATCCTGCCCGCGCTTAACTTGTTTAGGAATATTAGTGTATAATATTGTAAACTATATATAACACCATTGTAACCGAAAATAACAATATATcaatacaatacaatattaaATCTATGGTTTAGTTGTCTTGATGGAGTAGGTAAAATCGGTGTCATTCTGTCGATTAAGAATAAAGGGAAAATGTTTCTTTAAAATTGGAGCGGTTGATGTTGTTGGGTTTTAATCTTGACTTGTTGGTTTCTATTATTAGTTTTATTAATAAGTATTTTATGTTATTTATTAGGTAGAATTGGTATACTAGTTTGACCGTATATTAATGAAGTATACTAGCAAGATCAGACGAGAATAATAAGTTGGCAAGGAAGTATACTAGCAAGATCTGACGAGAATAATAAGTTGGCAAGACGATTCGAATTCATTCTTTCTTGCTTTATTCGAATCGTCTTGACGACAGATGTAACTTCAGTTTCTAATTGCATGTCTAAATGGACATCATTTCTTTGCCTTGGTTTTATCAATTTCTAGCTTCTTGCTAGTACGTTTAGCCATTATCctgttgttaaaaaaaaaagccAATTACAATACTTGGTTTATTTGTTACGGATTTAATTGAAATAGTTAACTCTCTTTTATAGATAAATCCCTTTTTAATGTTAATGACATATTTATACAAACGAGGTATTACTATATTAGATATCACATGAAAGATAGGTAAAAATACATTAACTACAATAGCATAAAAGCTATAATATTACATAAACGAGCAACAACTAATAACTAGTTCAATCATCATCCTCAATAATGATACCTAGCAACGTGCATGCTGCCCTAGCTAGCTACATAACACAACCTTGttgtatttttattatatttatttaaattaaactAGAGGTGGACACACAAAACCAGGTGGAGGGGTCATCCCACAAGTTACCAAGGCTTGGAGAGCAAGTGGAATCAAAATATTTAGGTTAAGAAGCTTAAGCCTTATGGTAGTGCAAAGACACACTGCTGCTTCTAGCTCAAGCAACCCTTTAAGCACTGGGCAACACTCATTTTCCACTGGATCCCCTAACCCTATATGCACCAATCCCCCTAGCACATCTACACATGCCCCTAACTTTAGTGCATCTATTGGACATGTTGGcataacaccaccaccaccaccacctccacctccccCTCCTCCTCCTTTGCCTCCACTTCCACCTCCTCCtttaccaccaccacctccttttccaccactgccaccaccaggGGGAGTGTACGGTGGATAGGAAGAAGAAGGTGGAGGGGGCATCACAATGGGTGGTAAGACAGGTGGTGGTAAGATAGGTGGCGGTAAGACGGGCGGTGGTACTATGACCGGAGGGGGCATCACTATAGGTGGGAGAACAATAGGTGGTTTAGTAGGTGGTGGATGTACGATGGGTGGGAGAACAATAGGAGGTTTAGTAGGTGGAGGATGCACGATGGGTGGTAGAACAATAGGTGGTTTAGTAGGTGGTGGATGTACGATGGGTGGGAGAACAATAGGCGGTTTAGTAGGTGGAGGATGCACGATGGGTGGTAGAACAATAGGTGGTTTAGTAGGTGGAGGATGTACAATGGGTGGAAGCACAATAGGCGGTCTAGTAACCGGTGGTGGATGTACGATGGGTGGTAGAACAATAGGCGGTTTAGTAGGCGGTCTAGTAACCGGTGGTGGATGTACTATGGGTGGAAGAACAATAGGAGGTCTAGTAGGTGGAGGATGTACTATGGGTGGGAGAACTATAGGTGGTCTTCTCTTGGGTGGCTTAGTTTTGGGTGGAGAACCCTTACCACATCCACCATGGTGTGGTGGTTTGTGGTGAGGTGGGCTACATGATGGACAGTTTTGGCAACCGAAAACCAAAGGTGGTAAGGCACTTGACATGAAGATCAAGAAGATGTAGAACATGGCTGAGATCTTGGAACCCATGATTAGGGTTGTTTGGAAACTGGAaagtgtgttttgtgtttttaggGTTGTTTTGTGTTGAAATGAGTTTTATAGAAGAGTTGATATATACAACCCGTGAGTTTAGAAGTGATGATGCGGAGAAACACTTCGTAGAATCAGAACAAGTCATCAACCTACAACTGTGAAGGTCAGGAATCGAAAGTGGAGATTTTGTAACTTTGTTGGAATTGCGAACTACGAAGCCAGTCCGTGAAGGTCTTAGAATCCGTGAAGTTGGTTGTTACTATCCATTGATTTCAGAAGCAGTAGTCGTGTGCATGCTTCCAAGAAAGCTTCGTATTTTGTAAATAAGTGGAATCCTTATCATCTTTAGCCTACCTTGCGATATATAACTTATTGGCTATGATTTATAACATGAAATATATCTCCAAATCCTAGTTTAATTAGTTAAGTTTTGTTTTCGTCCTGACATTTATCTAAATTAACAATTTGTGTAGCAACCTCTAATTCTTAACATATCGTAACTTATGGTTTTTAAAAGTTTAACCATATTCGTCTTCTTACAAACTCCACCTATTTTTATGTTGGATGGAAGCACATTCTAGTCCATTTAGACCTATGaactatttatataattttaagtggcaaaaaattgaattttttgcAGAAATGAGTGGTCTACAAGAAAAAAGAGTGTAATTAGGTGAAGTTGAAATATGTTATCAGATTTAGGTAGGTTGTGAAATGAAATAGAGACCTTCTACCATTTTTCTGCAAAAAAACAGAAGTTCTGCCAAAAGCTGTCAATCATGTACAAGATCTCAGGTTGAAACAGCGACCTTGTGAAGGTCGCTGTTTGAAGTCACAATCTTTAACAAGGTCGCAAATTCATGTCACAATCTTCATAAAGGTCGCGGATTCATCTCCCAATCTTCCTAAAGGTCGCAGATTCATCTCCCAAGCTTGTTAAAGGTCGCAGATTCATCTCCCAAGCTTGTTAAAGGTCGCTGATTCATCTCCCAAGCATGTATAAGGTCGCTGTTTTGTTTCTCAACTTTATTAAAGGTCGCAGATTTGAACCACAAGCTTAATAAAGGTCGAAGTTTTGTCTCGCAACTTTATTAAAGTATGGCAGATTCATGTACAGTCTTTGTAAATATGGCAAACGTTGCAGAATTTATTCAGCTTTCGGATGGTAGTGTATAGGTGCATGTTTGAGGTTTTTGTCCATTTGTTGCATGAAATGTGAGTGGTAAATGTGAAGGTGATATGACTTGACCCTAGCTCTCACATGATATGAAATAAAACCTGCTAATTTGAATAGTTGTGTGTAAGAGAATCCAACTGTAGTGTAAGAAAAATTTCTGCAAACACCATGAATTCGAAAATTAAGGCACAGAGTGAAGTATTTACATATGAACATAAAGCAAAGGAGTTGAGATACATTTTCAATATCAAACTCAATCCTTTCATTAACGAAAAAAATTCAGTCAAGTTTTATCAACCGAAGATGAATTTTGAATGTCATCCTGGTCCGATGAATGCATCAGTGTTGTTCTTGGGCAACAATCACCGTGCGTTTGAGGTGTTTAAAAATCCAACAGCGTATGATCAGCCATTAGATGTTAGACGATCAGATCGAACGTTCTGGCAATATATGAAAGAAAATCCGGTTAGTGGAAGGGTAGAAGGTTTAATACATTCAGCAGGATTCAGCGGGATACTGCAAGTTGGGTACAAGTATGTTGACCACGCGTTAATAACTGCGTTGGTTGAGAGATGGAGGCCAGAAACTCACACGTTTCACCTTCCTTTTGGAGAAACGACCGTGACATTACAGGATGTCAACGTGTTGTGGGGGCTACCGAGAGATGGGTTGCCTATTTCTGGGGCTGACACTGGTATGTCGATGTATACTGTACGAGACAAGTGTCAAACGGTGTTGGGGTTTACCCCTTACGAAGGTCATGTGAGGGGCAAAAGGGTTAGGTCCTCCCGAGTTTTAGCACAAATAACGTCATCCAATTTTTCTGAAAATGAAGCATCAGATGAAGATTGCATTTTTCGTGCACgtcaaataatattttatttgataGGGTGCACAATCTTTCCTGATAATGCAAACAACCTgattgatgtcaaatttttagaaTTTCTGGTAGACTTGCCCGCATGTTCGGGATATAGTTGGGGCGGTGCTGTGTTAGCACACCTTTACAAAAACCTTTGTAATGCTACAGCACCTAATGCTATAGCCATTACTGGCCCAGTTGCGCTTCTACAAGTGTGGGCTTGGGAGAGGATTCGTTGTGTTGCTCCTGCTGTTGCCCGGTTCCAGTACAATGCCCCGTTAGCTGCTCGGTAGTGTGAATTGGAACtaattaaatttattattttgtatatatataccTGCTGacttatgttattttttttatttttccttttaGGTGGAAGGGAAGCTTAACGTGTACAGATGTTTCCACACAGTGCCTGAGAACATATAGATCTCAGCTGCAATCAATGACCGAGGCAACGGTATGGTTGTTAGTTGTTGACATATAAATTTAAAGTTTGTTTGAACACGTTTCTAatgaatgaattttttttttgttgcagTTTAATTGGAGACCATACGACGACATTGTCGGTAGACTCCCCGATATATGTCGTAGTGGTATGGGAATTTGGCGGAGTTGTTGCCCTTTGCTATGCTACTCGGTTGTGGAGCATCACTATCCTCAACGAGTGATGAGACAGTTTGGCATGTTCCAGTACATACCTAACCCAATTGCCATAGATCATAATGAGCATGCCAGACTTCATTCCATGAACCGGAGTGGGAAAACCGGCTGGAACTGGTTAAGTCGTCGCGCACCGTATGTTAGTCAGTGGGAGGCACGTCATCAAAACTTGGTGACCGGGGAACTCATGACATCTGTTGGAGTTGCCAATGATTACATGTCGTGGTACATGCAACATACGGTGTTATATGTGTCTAACCCACAGTTGTCAGCTGGCCCTACGAGCGGTTTTCAAGACGAAGGAGTGAGGGTCCAAATGATGGTATATACAAGTTTAAAATTATTGAAAGTTACCTTTTTTAATTTTAGtaaaaaattaattattaattattttttttgcaGTCGGAGACGATGGGTCTAATTCACCGATCTGAAGATGTGGACGTTATTCATGGTGCGGCGTATCGGGCCCTTGAGATGTCTAATGTTCCACAATACACACAATATCCGACTCATCTGTCACAGGAGCCGGTGGACCTTGTTTCATATCCTCGTACACAGAGGGTAGGCAGGCCCCGACGTCGTGCTCGTGGTGGTAGAAACGTTGAAGAGGCCGGGACCTCAAATTGGGGCCCAAACTTCGAAACAGGGGGGGATCAGGATCCGGTGGTAACGAAGATGTAAATTTTGCAGTAAACCTTGGTAATACTGATATGGGTGTATCATGGGAGTCAGCGTTGGCTACGGCATGCTCCGAGGGTTTTGACGTCGGTGAGTTATTGAACCCCCAACAGAATGAAATGGGTAACAACAATCAGTTTGTAGACCCAAACATAAGTCAGGCGGGGTTTTTTAGCCCCTCGTCCCATATGATGGACCCCAACACTAGTCTGACAGGGTTTGTTACCCCCGCGTCACAGATGATAACATTTATGCCGGATACCCAAACAGACTATCAGTATTGGCCCCCAAACCAAGGTAACGAAGATCACCGGAACCGTTATGCAGATGGTGATAACGAATTACACATTCATTTTCATTTGCATATACATGAAGGGGAGCCAAACCCTGCAAATGTTGAACGACAACCAAACCGTAACTCTGTTCAGCCACAACCGAACCGTAACACTGCTCATCCACAACCCAACGTTAACTCTGTTCAACCACAACCCAACCGTAACTTTCTTGCACCCCAAACCAACAGTAACCATATTGGTCGACAACCAAACCCTAACAGTGTGCTCCCCTCCACTGAACACCTGCATGCCCCTCCCAGACCTTCACCCCTCAACCAACATCCTCGCCCACCACCATATATTGAACATCCAAATCCTTGGATTGTGCAGAACCCTAACACTGCATCGCCAAGGGTTATAGATCCATACCCGGTATGTAGGTTTGGATGCATCTACCATAGCATGTGCTACCACCAATACGACAGTGATCGTGACTCTAATGCGTTATCAGATGATGCCGTCGTTAGTGATGATCCATGGGAATAATATGACAACTTTGACAGCGACTCTGATACATCCTTTTGATTCCAGATGATGCCGTCGTTAGTGACTTAGGGGTTCCTGTATTGGTAGATGTATTGTGTGTTCGTGAATtctcctaaattaaaataaacCACGTAATGTACTTTGATGTTTTTATTTAGTGTTTTGTGTTTGTGAATTTTCTTAAATTAATAGTcataaaaactcatttttttggaACACATGTCTTAATTGTTAAATTACACCACCAATTGACAATTCAAACAGAAATACCAAACACAAAACATAGGAGGATACACCTAACAGTTAACATTAAAACCACAAAAAGATACTAACTTAACGTCGGCCACAGGTCTTCCTGTTGTGCCCGGTTTCTCCGCATCTGCTACATCGACGTGCATGGGGTTCATCGTGGTAGTTAACATCCATCTCGTTTTGAATTCTTCTTGAACGAACCCTGCCACGATGTGTTGTGACCCTCGAAGGGTCCCCTTGAATTGTCCAGTCCGCTTCTTCCCACTCATCTTTGTGTCCCAGGGTGAAAAAATGACCGCTATACTGTTCCTGATAGGTGGTGGTGTGGAATATGGAGTGGGTAACGTCATGTGGTTGCTCACCCCTCCAAGCGCAAACTGC
This genomic interval carries:
- the LOC110898024 gene encoding repetitive proline-rich cell wall protein 1, whose amino-acid sequence is MGSKISAMFYIFLIFMSSALPPLVFGCQNCPSCSPPHHKPPHHGGCGKGSPPKTKPPKRRPPIVLPPIVHPPPTRPPIVLPPIVHPPPVTRPPTKPPIVLPPIVHPPPVTRPPIVLPPIVHPPPTKPPIVLPPIVHPPPTKPPIVLPPIVHPPPTKPPIVLPPIVHPPPTKPPIVLPPIVHPPPTKPPIVLPPIVMPPPVIVPPPVLPPPILPPPVLPPIVMPPPPSSSYPPYTPPGGGSGGKGGGGGKGGGGSGGKGGGGGGGGGGGGGVMPTCPIDALKLGACVDVLGGLVHIGLGDPVENECCPVLKGLLELEAAVCLCTTIRLKLLNLNILIPLALQALVTCGMTPPPGFVCPPLV
- the LOC110900970 gene encoding serine/threonine-protein phosphatase 7 long form homolog, with product MNSKIKAQSEVFTYEHKAKELRYIFNIKLNPFINEKNSVKFYQPKMNFECHPGPMNASVLFLGNNHRAFEVFKNPTAYDQPLDVRRSDRTFWQYMKENPVSGRVEGLIHSAGFSGILQVGYKYVDHALITALVERWRPETHTFHLPFGETTVTLQDVNVLWGLPRDGLPISGADTGMSMYTVRDKCQTVLGFTPYEGHVRGKRVRSSRVLAQITSSNFSENEASDEDCIFRARQIIFYLIGCTIFPDNANNLIDVKFLEFLVDLPACSGYSWGGAVLAHLYKNLCNATAPNAIAITGPVALLQVWAWERIRCVAPAVARFQYNAPLAARWKGSLTCTDVSTQCLRTYRSQLQSMTEATFNWRPYDDIVGRLPDICRSGMGIWRSCCPLLCYSVVEHHYPQRVMRQFGMFQYIPNPIAIDHNEHARLHSMNRSGKTGWNWLSRRAPYVSQWEARHQNLVTGELMTSVGVANDYMSWYMQHTVLYVSNPQLSAGPTSGFQDEGVRVQMMSETMGLIHRSEDVDVIHGAAYRALEMSNVPQYTQYPTHLSQEPVDLVSYPRTQRVGRPRRRARGGRNVEEAGTSNWGPNFETGGDQDPVVTKM